The genomic window TTTTTACCGTTGAAAATCAGCGGTATAACGTCCTCTTAAGTATGGAATGTTATTCCAGagactcattagtcattacacTTTAAAGCTAGTAGCATTGACAATCTTTTGTGTTAATCTTttcagaaattaattttatcaaatatggtCTAAGAATTAAGAAACCTACTAACACGGATGAATGCAGTGCATGTGCTTTCCGAACACTACCAAGCGCCGCCGAGTTTCCGACAAAATAGAATAGCCGGCGCCTTTAAATACAGGTACGAAGCGCAAACCCAGTCAGTCACATGAGTGGTTTTACAAGGACAAACATTAACCATTAATGGAAAGTTAGGTAATGAAATTAATCGAACAAAGTACAGTCTACTTAGAAGTCAGAAGCTTGccgaaacaatatttttataacaatttaattttaaactaataattattattaaacatactaCAATCcaactaatattaaagtagATGTTGGATGAACTGttcagtataatttttagtcgcaaataattttatgtaagttTAATTGTAATACCTAAGTgtcttattaaattgaaaattacatatctatttaaatttattgtccaATCTAGTTTAttgtttctaaatattataaattaaattgttgatgGAATAATTTGTTAGGTAGTCAAAAATACTAACTTACAGTCTATAAGATGTGTTTATCAAGTATtcgtaattatgtaaaaacttaCATAGATTTTGTAAATTGACACTATACTTCACTCATGATTAAAAAGATCTATTGTTAATGTAATTACTCATTaatcattgtataaaataaacttactacattttaattataacatattttaaaataactagtttatatgaataacatttaacatattgtactgaataaaaatacgtaGGGTTATGTAGTTTGAATGTTTGATGtacttgattaaattattatcatcaagtGTTTCATTGTTTATACTACCTTTTTATCAGCAATCATatgattaaacatatttaacacattttaccatttttgtcAAACTATCGAgcacatttaaaatttcggTATTAATATGCAgccaattttatgtataatattaaatattacaaaaacataattataaataaataataataataataaaaaatagtacactagaaagtaaaattatcataatacatgacgtgattactgattagttTTATCTTACAtgtacttgaaaattaatcaattttagtaaaatgtagGCAAATAAGACAATGAATTGTtcattaagttatatataaaacagaatttgtatcaatattaactattatttgtgtatttgttctaattatttattaatattgaagtaaCTGTTCAAGGTAGctagaaaaatgttataaatgtaggtaGTGCTATCTACTATACTAtctgtattatagttaaacaacTGAGTGCATTAATATTTGGCAAcataatgtatgattttaaaaataaaacgcccTCAATATTTCAATAGCCTCAATGGTTCCCAaaggataaaattataaggacTGTGTtcaatattgtgtttaattgCCTTTATGACAGTATTAGTATCACTAGTTCACTCTCCCCATTTCTTGTATAACTtttggaaattataaaatataacgcttagtatacttcaaataattattaattgatattagagttttatgtttattattattatttattagtttagttgctgaaaaaagtgaaaaataaatttttttcacaatgaaatatgaaattaaattttttttaaatgattatactacttatataaataatattaagataactCTTATACACGCAAGTGATGTAAATCATTCCTGAATCTTttgttatgataattaatactataataaaattatgttttcattttttgttaacattttatttaatttgtttacccGACATCCATAGTTAATTttactacttatatttattccgataatatgttttatgtttaaaactttgtttttaatcattgTAATTGTACGTTATTGGTATTTATTCTCCATTGTGTCATTGACCTTAGATAAAAGAAACAGGATAAGAGAATTATCATTTtggaatacattatacattgtaaaatttattaaccaATACGtgctagtaaaataaaaatcgatttaaatactaagtaaTTTGGATTCTAATGTACACAtttaggaataaaaaaaacttaaattttcataaacacgaattcaattcaaattttattttttctccaaCTTCTCAAATCGGTCTCTAATCTTACCTCACTACTATAATTAGATACGGTGGAAGAGTCTTCTTAGTCACGGTGTTTGTGCTCCTAAGTGTCGGTTGATTTTAATGAACGTCGGTGGAACAACAACAAGTACTAgtcgaaaaatatttctatctcAATCTCATTTTATgcttctatacatattattatagtatacattatttcgTCTGTAATCcattataattcattgttatgtatatgattgaccatttttatttcaatgctaatttattacattattatggatattattttttcattgagttaaaaataaaatgtttatcaccGATCAACAATTCAATCATCACTTatctcaatataaatataataaaacaaataaaggtTAGAAAAGACTTAAATGTGCTTAAACTAAAAAgcttaaatatgttataatttaaagaataattagcttttatacttcaatccttcataattcaaaatataaatattcgctatgtaaaaaaagttatagatTTACATAATCTTGGTAAACAAATCTTATTAGGATTATAAactgagaaaaaatattttgattgggtgtttgattatttttgaaaaacactgTAACTTCTTGTAAAGTTTTGTTTTCTGTTTCTggtagacaaaaataaaaatatatacaaacaaataaaccaaaaataccaagaatagtaaatacattaaaaaatcccACTAGAAATTCAAATTCTGGGTAATATGTTgtcataaaaaagttaataataaagtgaacACCCAAACAGATACAGCATAAAGTGTTTCTACAcctgaaatcaaaaaaaaaaaaatgaatgaattaataattgatgtataataaaaatttaatatttaaaatgaaaaaataattcaatgttttactttagtcaacttaaaaattatatctacttAAATGTAACGAAaactatgattaaatatttaaaagtgtgcacttttacaagaaaaaaacttaaattttcaataaattaatcataaataaaaaataaaaaataaggagTTAGTAAAAGCACTTATTGAAGTCTAATTTAAGTCTAGGACTTAAATATGCTTAAACTAAAAAGCTTAAATATGCTATactttaaagaataattagcttttatacttcaatttttcataattcaaaatataaatattcgctatgaaaaaatagttatagattTGCAAAACCTTAGTAAACAAACCTCATTAaggttattagtaatttactagataatttattcttgTATTATTGCAAAGAatgtgataaattttaaatctaagagtaatttaattatttgtaattttattgttgattaatttttgtacagtcatgcaaataatattctacttatttctttaatcttaaaagtaattaaattcatGATAATGTATATTCTGATATTCTGTGTTTGTATAGTTGTAcagttatttatcatttattttattaaatctactGTGCATATTAATGAAGAAAGATATatgattttctaatttatgttTGTGCAGCTGTAtggatagtttattaaaatttaaataatgatatataattatatatatatcatgacAATTATACactgagaaaaaatattttgattgagtGTGTGATTCTATTTGAAAAACTCTGTAATTTCttgtaaagtttttttttctgtttctggtagacaaaaataaaaatatatacaaccaaataaaccaaaaataccaagaatagtaaatacattaaaaaatcccACTAGAAATTCAAATTCTGGGTAATATGTTgtcataaaaaagttaataataaagtgaacACCCAAACAGATACAGCATAAAGTGTTTCTACAcctgaaatcaaaaaaaaaaaaatgaatgaattaataattgatgtataataaaaatttaatatttaaaatgaaaaaataattcaatgttttactttagtcaacttaaaaattatatctacttAAATGTAACGAAaactatgattaaatatttaaaagtgtgcacttttacaagaaaaaaacttaaattttcaataaattaatcataaataaaaaataaaaaataaggagTTAGTAAAAGCACttattgaagcattattctacatatttcaataattttctatgaaagtttaatattagtgcacaatatttaattgaaaattctaagttaatctaaaaatgtgcattttaaaaatcaaaatgaatgttttacctatttaaaataaaaataacaatctttgtctaaatattattaagttagttttaaattatttttcaatcggaatattaaaaatatttaattataggtttgtgataataattttgaatcattttttctttcatttaattttttactcttGTAATCATGTGTGtttgtatgaaaatatcatagttaataatcataaaaatatgtacatataacatgtttcaatatttttccgtGCAGTAGAAAAAACACAatgtactattaattaatttttttgataccaTTTTAACTCACTTTGCGGGAAATATTTCGGTGACTAGAGTCCACGAAACGGGAATCATTCCAATTGATGTAACTAAGGTAGTAGTTAAAAAGAGTATTAGTACTGTCCATGATGCCCATGATTtggagtttttaaaataaacaccaaTGAGTCCAATAAGTATATAGCAAATAGAGCAAACCGATGACGTAAATAGCGTAAGAACTCGTTTGCCTAATTTACGTATCAGAAAAACTGCCATTATACTTCCTGTTATAGAAGGGATTATCACGTATGCCTGAAAATACAATcaaaagtgtataaaaattaataaatattatatttaaataattttttcgaggaaaattagaataaaataactaaagcaccataaaatagtttgtaaatAACATACTATTGGCCATTCGACGTTAACAGGTCCAGGAAATGTATCTAATATAACTACTAAATAAGGGAATAACGGTAATCCACATAATAAGTTTAtgcagaaaaaatatatcgtcATTAAACGTAAAGGCCTTAGTACTTCAGGCTCCAAAAGTTGCTtccaaatatttgtattttctttgTGATCTATAAAAATGCCACGACTCGTTAAACTTACTGTTTGATGAAATAGAGCAAAATAATTCTTCTAACtacaatgaattaataatattacgttgttCGTCATTGTTAGAGGGAACGTTGTATCTAACCATTTCTTGAAATTCGTTTTCACATTTCTCATACGAAACATTTCCTCTCAATCTGCTGAGGTTTCGATGTGCTTTTGAACGTTTTCCTCTGGCCAATAACCACATCGGAGAATCTGGaatctaaaacatataattcttggttatttttttatgtggttAGCATTACCAATTGCGAATCTAATTACcgctattaatataataatggtcaaAATTGGAAAAACCGTAGTTATTAGCACCGTCAATCTCCATTGCTCATTATAGCTGTAtaaagtaaacaatattatggatccgacataataaaatatatccaatGATGAAATCAAGACGCCTCTTAGTTTCGGATCGCATACTTCACCGGCATATGCAAGACTCGGGGCTTTTGAATATCCCAGTCCAAACGCCATTAGGCTCATACTGGCGTATAGCATTTCTACGTTTTTAGcaaaatacaacataatcTGTGCTATTAGGAACAGTATATTTGTcagtatcatacattttttgtgaCCAAGACGGTCCAGTAAAAGTGAGGACAAGACATGTCCCAGTAGTGTGAACAAATGTGATAAACTATctgaaatgttatttattttttaataatttaaaaatacttatacgtacttattatttggttaataactaaaaacacaatttgtgcatttatattcaatagagttttgatataattacCAATCCTAGATGTTTCTTCTCTTGTTatggttaaaaattcattttcgtCTGGCCTGTTATTTTCCAAGGTACCTAtaactatactaaatattgCAACATGTATGCCGaattgaaattgtaataaccATATGCTTGATATTGCCcaacactattatataatcataaatggtttgtcgtttaaattattaaattatatatattttcatacttatatacttaattaattacatgatatttatttactattttcttcaaaaaacAACCTTAGGAATgtgatttgaataaattaaaaataattacttgagctattgttgatttaaatccatatttatatttattaattccttCCATAATTTTGGACGTGGGGTTATTCTTAAGCTCTctataattaagaataatatccAGTAAAGCAAACAGtttgttttaaagtattttaagaaaaattagttatcaagttcacataaaaaatgaatgttttgtatcgattaaatttgaaatttattaaaatgtaatatcttTTAGTATACTTTTAAGTATGAATTGTTATTCCAGAAACTCATttctcattagtcattacacTTTAAAGATAGCATTGTCAATCTTTTGTGTTAATCTTttcgaaaattaatttcatcaaaTGTGGTCTCAGAATTAAGAAACCAACTAACACGGATGAATGCAGTACCACATGTAGTTTGTCAAAAGTTATGAGTTATGAATCgattataaaagaattagCATCaagtgtagaaaaaaaaatcaaaccaattcaaaaaaattaatgtataatgttaaatattactcatatgaaatatattatttgttttctaacaaataaatacaaaatatatttttaatacatttaaataaacttttttttttcatattttattttttataattcaatggtaagcaagaaacaaaaaaaaaaaaaagaatgaattaataattgatgtataataaaattaatatttaaaatgaaaaaataattcaatgttttactttagtcaacttaaaaattatatctacttAAATGTAACGAAaactatgattaaatatttaaaagtgtgcacttttacaagaaaaaaacttaaattttcaataaattaatcataaataaaaaataaaaaataaggagTTAGTAAAAGCACTTATTGAAGTCTAATTTAAGTCTAGGACTTAAATATGCTTAAACTAAAAAGCTTAAATATGCTATactttaaagaataattagcttttatacttcaatttttcataattcaaaatataaatattcgctatgaaaaaatagttatagattTGCAAAACCTTAGTAAACAAACCTCATTAaggttattagtaatttactagataatttattcttgTATTATTGCAAAGAatgtgataaattttaaatctaagagtaatttaattatttgtaattttattgttgattaatttttgtacagtcatgcaaataatattctacttatttctttaatcttaaaagtaattaaattcatGATAATGTATATTCTGATATTCTGTGTTTGTATAGTTGTAcagttaatttatcatttattttattaaatctactGTGCATATTAATGAAGAAAGATATatgattttctaatttatgttTGTGCAGCTGTAtggatagtttattaaaattaaataatgatatataattatatatatatcatgacAATTATACactgagaaaaaatattttgattgagtGTGTGATTCTATTTGAAAAACTCTGTAATTTCttgtaaagtttttttttctgtttctggtagacaaaaataaaaatatatacaaccaaataaaccaaaaataccaagaatagtaaatacattaaaaaatcccACTAGAAATTCAAATTCTGGGTAATATGTTgtcataaaaaagttaataataaagtgaacACCCAAACAGATACAGCATAAAGTGTTTCTACAcctgaaatcaaaaaaaaaaaaatgaatgaattaataattgatgtataataaaaatttaatatttaaaatgaaaaaataattcaatgttttactttagtcaacttaaaaattatatctacttAAATGTAACGAAaactatgattaaatatttaaaagtgtgcacttttacaagaaaaaaacttaaattttcaataaattaatcataaataaaaaataaaaaataaggagTTAGTAAAAGCACttattgaagcattattctacatatttcaataattttctatgaaagtttaatattagtgcacaatatttaattgaaaattctaagttaatctaaaaatgtgcattttaaaaatcaaaatgaatgttttacctatttaaaataaaaataacaatctttgtctaaatattattaagttagttttaaattatttttcaatcggaatattaaaaatatttaattataggtttgtgataataattttgaatcattttttctttcatttaattttttactcttGTAATCATGTGTGtttgtatgaaaatatcatagttaataatcataaaaatatgtacatataacatgtttcaatatttttccgtGCAGTAGAAAAAACACAatgtactattaattaatttttttgataccaTTTTAACTCACTTTGCGGGAAATATTTCGGTGACTAGAGTCCACGAAACGGGAATCATTCCAATTGATGTAACTAAGGTAGTAGTTAAAAAGAGTATTAGTACTGTCCATGATGCCCATGATTtggagtttttaaaataaacaccaaTGAGTCCAATAAGTATATAGCAAATAGAGCAAACCGATGACGTAAATAGCGTAAGAACTCGTTTGCCTAATTTACGTATCAGAAAAACTGCCATTATACTTCCTGTTATAGAAGGGATTATCACGTATGCCTGAAAATACAATcaaaagtgtataaaaattaataaatattatatttaaataattttttcgaggaaaattagaataaaataactaaagcaccataaaatagtttgtaaatAACATACTATTGGCCATTCGACGTTAACAGGTCCAGGAAATGTATCTAATATAACTACTAAATAAGGGAATAACGGTAATCCACATAATAAGTTTAtgcagaaaaaatatatcgtcATTAAACGTAAAGGCCTTAGTACTTCAGGCTCCAAAAGTTGCTtccaaatatttgtattttctttgTGATCTATAAAAATGCCACGACTCGTTAAACTTACTGTTTGATGAAATAGAGCAAAATAATTCTTCTAACtacaatgaattaataatattacgttgttCGTCATTGTTAGAGGGAACGTTGTATCTAACCATTTCTTGAAATTCGTTTTCACATTTCTCATACGAAACATTTCCTCTCAATCTGCTGAGGTTTCGATGTGCTTTTGAACGTTTTCCTCTGGCCAATAACCACATCGGAGAATCTGGaatctaaaacatataattcttggttatttttttatgtggttAGCATTACCAATTGCGAATCTAATTACcgctattaatataataatggtcaaAATTGGAAAAACCGTAGTTATTAGCACCGTCAATCTCCATTGCTCATTATAGCTGTAtaaagtaaacaatattatggatccgacataataaaatatatccaatGATGAAATCAAGACGCCTCTTAGTTTCGGATCGCATACTTCACCGGCATATGCAAGACTCGGGGCTTTTGAATATCCCAGTCCAAACGCCATTAGGCTCATACTGGCGTATAGCATTTCTACGTTTTTAGcaaaatacaacataatcTGTGCTATTAGGAACAGTATATTTGTcagtatcatacattttttgtgaCCAAGACGGTCCAGTAAAAGTGAGGACAAGACATGTCCCAGTAGTGTGAACAAATGTGATAAACTATctgaaatgttatttattttttaataatttaaaaatacttatacgtacttattatttggttaataactaaaaacacaatttgtgcatttatattcaatagagttttgatataattacCAATCCTAGATGTTTCTTCTCTTGTTatggttaaaaattcattttcgtCTGGCCTGTTATTTTCCAAGGTACCTAtaactatactaaatattgCAACATGTATGCCGaattgaaattgtaataaccATATGCTTGATATTGCCcaacactattatataatcataaatggtttgtcgtttaaattattaaattatatatattttcatacttatatacttaattaattacatgatatttatttactattttcttcaaaaaacAACCTTAGGAATgtgatttgaataaattaaaaataattacttgagctattgttgatttaaatccatatttatatttattaattccttCCATAATTTTGGACGTGGGGTTATTCTTAAGCTCTctataattaagaataatatccAGTAAAGCAAACAGtttgttttaaagtattttaagaaaaattagttatcaagttcacataaaaaatgaatgttttgtatcgattaaatttgaaatttattaaaatgtaatatcttTTAGTATACTTTTAAGTATGAATTGTTATTCCAGAAACTCATttctcattagtcattacacTTTAAAGATAGCATTGTCAATCTTTTGTGTTAATCTTttcgaaaattaatttcatcaaaTGTGGTCTCAGAATTAAGAAACCAACTAACACGGATGAATGCAGTACCACATGTAGTTTGTCAAAAGTTATGAGTTATGAATCgattataaaagaattagCATCaagtgtagaaaaaaaaatcaaaccaattcaaaaaaattaatgtataatgttaaatattactcatatgaaatatattatttgttttctaacaaataaatacaaaatatatttttaatacatttaaataaacttttttttttcatattttattttttataattcaatggtAAGcaagaaacaaataaaaaaaaaaaccaaaaaccaTGCAATTTTAGCACGTAATATTTATCTGTTTAATATACTCAATTTACTCTTGGTTAATTTCatggtaattatattatttttcaaaccaaatattatgggaaaataattttactgatGGTCTGTAAGtcttacaacaatattttcttacaaaacatataaaccataatttattttggtggTAAAAACCacttcattgtttttttttttttttaatattttagatacctaattttatttaggatatttattattatgttcagtaTTTTGATGTAGATTATTCTATGGTTTATAAACCATGAGGTATATAaggtgtattttaaaatactatataaacatatatttcgtCAACTAACATTACGACATATTCTGTGgttaaaagtttattgttgatttatatttaagaattcgtgttaaatattaaaaaatggaatttttaattgtaagttatatagttttaaatacttagatactaaatgttaattataacatgTTCAATCGAATTAGTTTgtgtgaatataatttaacttgcTCTGATATCACGTAATCATTTACAAAcataaagtgtttaaaatttttactattttttatcagCTATCGCGTGATTAAgtactataagtattaattattatacagcatAAATATTGGTTAATGGCAAATCATGCTTGTGTTAGTCATGGCACAGGTCTAACCGGTGGCATATGTTGGTTTGTAATAAGAAAGTACACCATGTGCAAACTTGCCCAAAAGATGTATTCTTGATGACCACATTTAGCAATTAcagtaaatgaataaaataaatgattatttattataatgttttattatgcaAGGTTCA from Aphis gossypii isolate Hap1 chromosome 1, ASM2018417v2, whole genome shotgun sequence includes these protein-coding regions:
- the LOC126549380 gene encoding facilitated trehalose transporter Tret1-like, which translates into the protein MEGINKYKYGFKSTIAQCWAISSIWLLQFQFGIHVAIFSIVIGTLENNRPDENEFLTITREETSRIDSLSHLFTLLGHVLSSLLLDRLGHKKCMILTNILFLIAQIMLYFAKNVEMLYASMSLMAFGLGYSKAPSLAYAGEVCDPKLRGVLISSLDIFYYVGSIILFTLYSYNEQWRLTVLITTVFPILTIIILIAIPDSPMWLLARGKRSKAHRNLSRLRGNVSYEKCENEFQEMVRYNVPSNNDEQHHKENTNIWKQLLEPEVLRPLRLMTIYFFCINLLCGLPLFPYLVVILDTFPGPVNVEWPIAYVIIPSITGSIMAVFLIRKLGKRVLTLFTSSVCSICYILIGLIGVYFKNSKSWASWTVLILFLTTTLVTSIGMIPVSWTLVTEIFPAKCRNTLCCICLGVHFIINFFMTTYYPEFEFLVGFFNVFTILGIFGLFGCIYFYFCLPETEKKTLQEITEFFK